One region of Corynebacterium capitovis DSM 44611 genomic DNA includes:
- a CDS encoding isoprenyl transferase: protein MTALARVLYPLYEERLRWQLRGSDLPKHLAVMADGNRRWARESGYRDISHGHRAGAAKIGELVRWSAEMDVEVITIYLLSTENLSRASSEVELLFDIISGVVEDLATEHYSCRVKIVGHLNLLPPHVAERMQKSAAATTDKPGLTVNIAVGYGGRQEIVDAVRTLIDAEVAAGTPVSELAKKVTVESVSTNLYTSGQPDPDLVIRTSGEQRLSGFLLWQAAYSEIWFTDTYWPAFRKVDFLRALRDYSRRSRRFGK from the coding sequence GTGACAGCGCTGGCGCGGGTTCTTTACCCTCTGTATGAAGAGCGGCTGCGGTGGCAGCTTCGCGGCTCCGACCTGCCCAAGCACCTCGCGGTGATGGCGGACGGCAACCGCCGCTGGGCGCGCGAGTCAGGCTACCGCGACATCTCCCACGGGCATCGGGCTGGCGCCGCAAAAATCGGTGAGTTGGTGCGCTGGTCGGCGGAGATGGACGTCGAAGTCATCACCATCTATTTGCTCTCCACCGAAAACCTAAGTCGCGCCAGCAGCGAGGTGGAGTTATTGTTCGACATCATCTCCGGGGTAGTAGAGGACTTGGCCACCGAACACTACTCCTGCCGGGTCAAGATCGTCGGTCACCTCAACCTCCTGCCCCCGCACGTGGCGGAGCGGATGCAAAAATCCGCCGCCGCAACGACAGACAAACCCGGGCTCACCGTCAACATCGCGGTGGGGTACGGGGGCCGCCAAGAAATCGTCGACGCGGTGCGCACGCTTATCGACGCCGAAGTGGCCGCAGGGACACCTGTTTCCGAGCTGGCGAAGAAGGTAACGGTTGAATCCGTCTCCACCAATCTTTACACCTCGGGCCAGCCTGACCCGGACCTCGTGATCCGCACGTCGGGTGAACAGCGGTTGAGCGGGTTTCTCTTGTGGCAAGCCGCGTATTCCGAGATTTGGTTTACCGATACGTACTGGCCCGCGTTCCGCAAGGTGGACTTTTTGCGCGCTTTGCGGGACTACTCGCGGCGCTCTCGCCGGTTTGGCAAATAG